In one Leptospiraceae bacterium genomic region, the following are encoded:
- a CDS encoding Uma2 family endonuclease, whose product METQYYHELLKATEEQDLGGMHFKIIDEQILFQDENGQFVITTISAEKDYNEHHFELLPEMAPYQLIEGKIIFMYSPSFRHQQVLGKLYIEIGVFVNREGIGEAVMAPLDVRLDEKNVVQPDILFVSIRRASIIEKKVHGAPDFIIEILSTPRRDSLQCISTRGLYGRFLVKEYWIVHPEEEWIEVYHNKAGIMWKQQTARAGDTIYSKAIEGFQLDVGKVF is encoded by the coding sequence ATGGAGACACAATACTATCACGAACTACTCAAAGCCACAGAAGAACAGGATCTGGGAGGCATGCACTTTAAAATTATTGACGAGCAGATTCTCTTTCAGGATGAAAATGGCCAATTTGTAATCACCACGATTTCTGCTGAGAAAGACTATAATGAACACCATTTCGAACTGTTGCCCGAAATGGCACCCTACCAGCTTATCGAAGGAAAAATTATATTTATGTATTCACCATCTTTTAGACATCAACAGGTTTTGGGGAAATTATATATTGAAATAGGAGTTTTTGTAAACAGGGAGGGAATAGGCGAAGCAGTTATGGCCCCTCTTGATGTTCGTCTGGATGAGAAAAACGTAGTGCAGCCTGATATTCTTTTCGTTTCCATCCGCCGTGCCAGTATTATAGAGAAGAAAGTTCACGGAGCACCAGATTTCATCATAGAAATCCTTTCAACCCCTCGTAGAGATTCATTGCAATGCATCTCTACGAGGGGCTTGTATGGTCGTTTTTTAGTTAAGGAATACTGGATTGTTCATCCCGAAGAAGAGTGGATAGAAGTCTATCATAATAAAGCAGGTATAATGTGGAAGCAGCAGACCGCCCGGGCCGGAGATACAATTTACAGTAAAGCTATCGAAGGCTTTCAATTAGATGTGGGTAAGGTGTTTTAA
- a CDS encoding adenylate/guanylate cyclase domain-containing protein: MTIKRRIYTSASEDRLEQLIQLRLENGADKAKIDERIWNLFGEEWSVMFTDLSGFSRRASQFGIIHFLQTIYESERILTPIIEEQDGILLKAEGDSFLVIFRSPLDALEASLKMQKSLHEYNQTKIEEEKVLLCIGLGHGKILRIGDKDVFGSQVNFASKLGEDTAKAYEILVTGSYKSKVENFQGVSFESIDETFYGDEKAFKVNYSLS, translated from the coding sequence ATGACGATAAAAAGAAGAATCTACACAAGCGCCTCAGAAGACAGGTTAGAACAACTCATTCAACTACGTTTAGAGAATGGAGCAGATAAGGCAAAGATAGACGAAAGAATCTGGAATCTTTTCGGAGAAGAATGGAGTGTGATGTTCACCGATCTCTCCGGTTTCTCACGCAGAGCTTCCCAATTTGGAATTATTCATTTCTTACAAACCATTTATGAATCTGAAAGAATTCTTACTCCTATCATAGAAGAACAGGATGGAATCTTACTGAAAGCAGAAGGAGATAGTTTCTTAGTAATATTCAGAAGTCCTCTTGATGCACTCGAAGCTTCTCTAAAAATGCAAAAATCTTTACATGAATACAACCAGACAAAAATAGAAGAAGAAAAAGTCTTACTCTGTATAGGCCTCGGTCATGGAAAAATCTTACGCATTGGAGATAAAGATGTTTTTGGTTCACAGGTGAACTTTGCCAGCAAACTGGGGGAAGATACAGCAAAAGCCTACGAAATTCTCGTTACCGGTTCCTACAAATCCAAGGTAGAAAATTTTCAGGGAGTGAGCTTTGAATCCATAGACGAAACCTTTTATGGAGATGAAAAGGCCTTTAAGGTGAATTACTCCCTGTCCTAA
- a CDS encoding TonB-dependent receptor, whose translation MIRFLYFFIVFSFFSIFADGTNKTVYLGKFAAYNSAKDPQVEDLIFLNLKKELTDSGYTVREGEADLSGTPIEEKSLEKNSHSFLIDGYYRKDKFHNLNLYIQIYDASTGKVIDAVNISRDLPELEDLNLDETELKESDSEVISDAAKKTLIRIKGNPDKKIIDEHIDNEIKNHPISSTYRFPLSEANLTQKTEEVFKLLGETEVVTASRTKESIIDVPASIMVVSEQDFKDRGYSSMEDIFRDLPGFDFIGLGGADPNVLYQRGYRTPFTSRTLLMIDGIIQNDLWTQVATVDRTYPISNVKRVEIIYGPASAVYGPNAFQGIINIITKTAKDNGKQTVAGKTSFMYGTGPNWTVDGAVNAQVGEVGISMSARTTQGLDENNNIKGKGYQSPFYMNNPKVWGPVLFYGNMGNAYGTYKDAVNDWGTILSVTYKTLKIGAHISNKDEAYAGAYPGDKAQTNDPWSKHLVNLYVENVAEITPRLTSYSLALYRDTYTYGSWSEADGYSLTEPSYISITRWTNASKSARINQNLEYKVNEYLKVMGGIKLEFKKLSKYYDIPGYWWSSTYFSSVDALNPAVNPGIKDDPLHQNGGYSIYLSSDPFILKGPSPKKRMPDENTIATYDRGGFLLTIIDWGKFRFSPGVRYDENSVYGRALNPRITGIYKMNDRTAVKLLYGEAFNEPPPMLLYGGFSGRTADLNLKPEKEKTTELIFMRQGKRISNEVSGYYARYEDVIKESAKNAGRRRIYGLEYKFRWNFSNFIDKSAPISLYTYYTYTEALADTYYDHNMGEWKEGVTPLRQYEYLFRGQKVAGPFGSYYDGPASFIPRKREYKNLGDIAPHKINLGANLPIQDLFILNLRTNYVSAREFYSRNALSDNGPLKDPTDVDAVLKRIVQQETKRLPANLIFDSGITMNFKHYGYFTFRVMNIFNTYYVHPGTSNANAGTYYYARSSGYDSSLLPQPGRSFMMNLTLTF comes from the coding sequence TTGATAAGGTTTTTATACTTTTTTATAGTTTTCAGTTTTTTTTCTATTTTTGCGGATGGTACAAACAAAACAGTTTATCTGGGGAAATTCGCAGCCTATAATTCAGCAAAAGATCCACAGGTTGAAGATTTAATTTTTTTAAACCTGAAAAAAGAACTTACAGATTCCGGTTATACAGTTCGGGAAGGAGAAGCTGATTTATCAGGCACACCAATCGAAGAAAAATCTCTTGAAAAGAATTCCCATTCTTTCCTGATCGATGGTTATTATAGAAAAGATAAATTTCATAACCTGAATCTTTACATTCAAATTTATGATGCTTCCACCGGTAAAGTTATTGATGCCGTAAACATCAGTCGGGATCTTCCCGAACTGGAAGATTTAAACCTCGATGAAACGGAACTCAAAGAATCTGATTCTGAAGTAATTTCTGATGCGGCTAAAAAAACCCTGATACGAATCAAGGGGAATCCGGATAAGAAAATTATTGATGAACATATAGATAATGAAATTAAAAACCATCCCATCAGTAGCACTTATCGTTTCCCTCTTTCAGAAGCAAATCTTACCCAGAAGACGGAAGAAGTTTTCAAGCTTTTAGGGGAAACAGAAGTTGTCACAGCTTCCAGAACCAAAGAAAGCATTATTGATGTTCCGGCGAGTATTATGGTTGTATCCGAGCAGGATTTCAAAGACAGGGGCTATAGTAGCATGGAAGATATCTTTCGAGACCTTCCCGGTTTTGATTTTATCGGTCTTGGAGGTGCAGATCCAAATGTTCTTTACCAGAGAGGTTATCGTACGCCTTTTACATCCAGAACCTTGCTCATGATAGATGGTATCATCCAGAATGACTTATGGACTCAAGTTGCTACTGTAGATAGAACCTATCCGATATCCAATGTTAAACGGGTAGAAATCATTTACGGCCCCGCTTCTGCGGTATACGGACCCAATGCCTTTCAGGGTATTATAAACATTATTACGAAAACCGCAAAAGATAATGGTAAGCAAACAGTAGCAGGTAAAACAAGTTTTATGTACGGAACCGGGCCGAATTGGACGGTAGATGGTGCAGTCAATGCACAGGTCGGTGAAGTAGGAATCTCTATGTCTGCGAGAACTACTCAGGGACTGGATGAAAATAATAACATCAAGGGTAAAGGGTACCAATCACCTTTCTATATGAATAACCCAAAGGTCTGGGGTCCGGTTCTCTTCTACGGAAATATGGGGAATGCTTACGGAACTTATAAAGATGCTGTAAATGACTGGGGCACCATACTCAGTGTTACCTATAAGACTTTAAAAATTGGAGCACATATTAGTAATAAAGATGAAGCTTATGCAGGAGCCTATCCCGGTGATAAGGCACAAACGAATGACCCCTGGTCCAAGCATCTTGTTAACTTATATGTAGAAAATGTTGCAGAAATTACACCCAGGTTAACTTCTTACTCCCTGGCCCTATATCGGGATACATACACCTATGGAAGTTGGTCGGAAGCAGATGGATATAGTTTAACAGAACCTTCTTATATTAGTATTACCCGTTGGACCAATGCCAGTAAAAGTGCGAGAATCAACCAGAACCTGGAGTATAAGGTAAACGAATACCTGAAAGTAATGGGAGGTATAAAATTAGAATTTAAGAAACTATCAAAATACTATGATATCCCTGGATACTGGTGGAGTTCAACTTACTTTAGTTCGGTAGATGCTTTAAACCCTGCTGTAAATCCGGGTATCAAGGATGACCCCTTGCATCAGAATGGAGGTTATTCGATATACCTGAGTTCGGATCCCTTTATACTGAAAGGGCCTTCCCCCAAGAAAAGAATGCCCGATGAAAATACAATTGCTACTTATGATAGGGGTGGATTTTTACTTACTATCATTGATTGGGGAAAGTTTCGCTTTAGTCCCGGTGTTCGTTATGATGAAAACTCGGTATATGGTAGAGCTTTAAATCCCCGGATTACGGGTATCTATAAAATGAATGATCGCACCGCGGTGAAATTATTATACGGGGAAGCCTTTAACGAACCTCCACCTATGCTGTTATACGGTGGTTTCTCCGGACGAACCGCCGACTTGAATTTAAAACCGGAAAAAGAGAAAACAACGGAATTAATCTTTATGCGTCAGGGAAAACGTATTTCCAATGAGGTTTCCGGTTATTACGCCAGATACGAAGACGTAATTAAAGAATCAGCTAAGAATGCCGGAAGACGAAGAATATATGGTCTTGAATATAAGTTCAGATGGAACTTTTCTAATTTTATAGATAAATCAGCACCTATCAGCTTATATACGTATTATACTTATACAGAAGCTCTGGCCGATACTTATTACGATCATAATATGGGTGAATGGAAAGAAGGAGTTACACCTCTCCGACAATATGAGTATTTATTTCGAGGTCAAAAAGTTGCCGGCCCTTTTGGTTCTTATTACGACGGACCTGCTTCTTTTATTCCGCGTAAACGTGAGTATAAAAACCTCGGAGATATTGCTCCTCATAAGATAAATTTGGGTGCGAACCTTCCCATTCAGGATTTATTTATTTTAAATCTCAGAACTAATTATGTAAGTGCGAGAGAATTTTATTCGAGAAACGCCCTGAGTGATAACGGGCCTTTGAAAGACCCTACTGATGTAGATGCCGTACTGAAAAGAATAGTTCAACAGGAAACTAAAAGACTACCGGCCAATCTAATATTCGATTCCGGTATTACCATGAACTTTAAACACTACGGGTATTTCACTTTCAGGGTAATGAATATTTTCAATACCTATTATGTGCATCCGGGAACCAGCAATGCCAATGCCGGTACTTATTATTATGCTCGATCCAGTGGGTATGACTCTTCATTGTTACCCCAACCCGGACGCTCCTTCATGATGAATTTGACTTTAACGTTTTAA